Proteins encoded within one genomic window of Pseudorasbora parva isolate DD20220531a chromosome 3, ASM2467924v1, whole genome shotgun sequence:
- the LOC137070645 gene encoding uncharacterized protein, whose amino-acid sequence MQTPSATPFADIITSLAVLHQDQHQAMLDLRADQERRFEAIVRGQQEDREKFRSWIDREVRTEAAGLASAPVHVPLHKMGPQDDPEAFIDLFQKAAEACGWPRAQWPVRLIPLLTGEAQAAAQQLPVANLLEYDDLKKAILQRVGHSPEQHRQRFRSLEWGEAGRPFAMAQQLRDSCRRWLLAGGSDVDHIVDLVVLEQFIARLPRRTAEWVQCHRPTSLETAIHLAEDHLVACPGVGAPLLTSRSLSPPSVSPSPPIPLPRSRPPGPPRIPPRGRGGWALDRSGVRGLRPGGRGCWEWGVIMALVPRPPRAHCPTHSPPQGRRVGLGWPAGGAVIRIILWTDVR is encoded by the coding sequence atgcagacgccctccgccacgccatttgcggacattataacatccctcgcggtcctccatcAGGACCAACATCAAGCCATGCTGGACCTTCGggcagaccaggagcgccgcttcgaggccattgtccgaggccagcaagaggaccgcgagaagttccggagctggatcgaccgggaggttcgcaccgaagccgccgggctcgccagcgcaccggtccacgtgcccctgcaCAAAATGGGGCCACAGGATGACCCGGAGGCCTTTATTGACCTCTTTCAaaaggccgcggaggcctgcgggtggccccgggcacagtggccggtgcgcctgatACCACTACTGACAGGAGAGGCCCAGGCGGCTGCACAACAGctaccggtggcgaacctcctggagtaCGATGACCTGAAGAAGGCCATCCTCCAGCGGGTCGGCCACTCCCCGGAGCAACACCGACAGaggttccgctccctggagtggggggaggctggccgacccttcgcgatggcccaacagctccgggactcatgccgcagatggctcctggccggcggaagcgacgtggaccacatcgtcgatctggtggtactggagcagttcatcgctcggctcccAAGGAGAACTGctgagtgggtccagtgccaccggcccacgtcgctggagacggccatccacctggcggaggaccacctggtggcgtgcccgggggtcggcgcaccccttttaacctctcgctctctctctcccccctctgtgtctccctctcctcctatccctctccctaggtcccgccctccgggccctcctcggattccccccagaggccgggggggatgggccctggaccgctcgggagttcgcgggctccgcccaggggggcggggctgctgggaaTGGGGGGTGATAATGGCTCTGGTTCCACgccctccccgcgctcattgtccaacccactccccgccgcaggggcggcgggtaggcctgggctggcctgctggcggtgcggtgatccggatcattttgtggaccgatgtccgatga